In Bactrocera oleae isolate idBacOlea1 chromosome 3, idBacOlea1, whole genome shotgun sequence, a genomic segment contains:
- the l(2)SH0834 gene encoding uncharacterized protein l(2)SH0834: protein MELQQSPEVDELQERVKLRREARRKKILENAKSRLEKLSLRQGGDGDNDLVHQRSGHQIQETCEYSDPEVEPDIPESLQMPFQQFQQFENTFKGFESSLNQEDMQEREKPFLKYKLHVVLAVTVAYITSIILNESEGKTFFVIIPVALVILSDLTIFRQQKQRNPMINMLVIFGLRSKEIVHALDIVTKLQNIMADLSIFIFYFCLATCFGNQFVHLADIK, encoded by the exons atggAATTGCAGCAATCACCTGAAGTCGATGAATTACAAGAAAGGGTCAAACTTAGGCGAGAGGCAAGAAGGAAAAAGATTCTTGAGAATGCCAAAAGTCGGTTAGAAAAATTAAGCTTGAGGCAAGGTGGAGATGGTGACAATGATTTGGTGCATCAACGTTCTG gTCATCAGATACAAGAAACTTGTGAATATTCGGATCCAGAAGTTGAACCCGATATTCCAGAAAGTTTACAAATGCCGTTTCAACAATTTCAACAATTTGAAAACACATTCAAAGGGTTTGAAAGCAGTTTAAATCAAGAAGATATGCAAGAAAGAGAAAAACCgttcttaaaatataaattgcatGTGGTGTTAGCTGTGACAGTTGCATATATTACATCCATAATACTAAATGAAAGTGAAGGGAAAACGTTCTTTGTGATAATACCAGTTGCCTTGGTTATTTTATCTGATCTTACAATATTTCGGCAACAAAAACAGCGTAATCCAATGATCAATATGTTAGTGATCTTTGGGTTACGATCCAAAGAAATCGTGCATGCATTAGATATTGTCACAAAACTACAAAACATTATGGCAGATTtgtcaattttcattttttacttttgcttaGCTACATGTTTTGGTAATCAATTTGTCCACCTAGctgatattaaataa
- the Usp14 gene encoding ubiquitin carboxyl-terminal hydrolase 14, giving the protein MPAYKVKVKWGRELFPDIEANTDEEPLLFKAQLFALTGVHPDRQKVMCKGGILKDNEWNLQLKDGATVLLLGSKEQVPEEPVTPVKFIEDMNDAEMATAMELPAGLTNLGNTCYMNATVQCLHAVPELRDALDKYRVDSEDAGSMSIAMASAMKFLFKQMERGSTVTPIILLQTLHRASPQFSQVGENGTYRQQDANECWSELLKMLQQKIPASNDKAIEGSDVKKYNSFIEQYFGGSFEVKMSCAETEDEEPTIAKEQFLQLSCFISTEVKYMHSGLKSRMKEQLVKRSESLGRDANYIRTSLISRLPAYLTIQFVRFQYKGKEGINAKVLKDIKFPIEFDAFELCTPELQNKLCPMRAKFKEVEDKNLEGNIKAIAEDKIIPTEVEKNVETENYWFENDPGSNNSGFYTLHAVLTHKGRSSSSGHYVAWVKHSGDIWFKFDDDVVTSVTTDDILRLSGGGDWHCAYVLLYGPKLLKKQ; this is encoded by the exons atgcCTGCATATAAAG TAAAAGTAAAATGGGGACGTGAACTTTTTCCGGACATAGAAGCAAACACAGACGAAGAACCATTGTTATTCAAAGCCCAATTATTTGCATTAACCGGAGTGCATCCCGATCGTCAAAAAGTAATGTGTAAAGGAGGTATTTTAAAGGATAATGAATGGAACCTTCAATTGAAAGAT GGTGCAACTGTGCTACTCTTGGGATCTAAAGAGCAGGTTCCCGAAGAACCAGTAACTCCTGTAAAATTTATAGAAGATATGAATGATGCAGAAATGGCAACAGCA ATGGAACTGCCTGCTGGTCTTACGAATTTAGGAAATACTTGTTATATGAATGCAACCGTACAATGTCTACATGCAGTGCCTGAGCTACGTGACGCTCTTGATAAATACCGAGTGGACAGTGAAGATGCCGGTTCGATGTCAATTGCAATGGCATCAgctatgaaatttttatttaagcaaaTGGAACGGGGCAGTACAGTGACGCCAAtaattttgttacaaacgttACATCGGGCATCGCCACAATTTTCACAAGTTGGTGAGAATGGCACCTATCGGCAGCAGGATGCCAATGAATGTTGGTCAGAATTACTGAAAATGTTGCAGCAAAAAATTCCAGCTTCTAATGACAAAGCAATTGAAGGAAGCGACGTTAAAAAGTACAA ttcattTATAGAACAATACTTTGGTGGTTCCTTCGAAGTTAAGATGAGCTGTGCCGAAACCGAAGATGAGGAGCCAACTATAGCTAAAGAGCAATTCCTTCAACTTAGCTGTTTTATATCAacggaagtaaaatatatgcatagcGGTTTGAAATcg CGAATGAAGGAGCAATTGGTAAAGCGATCCGAATCTTTGGGACGAGATGCTAATTATATTAGAACG TCTTTAATCAGTCGCCTACCAGCATATTTAACGATACAATTTGTTCGTTTTCAATACAAAGGAAAAGAGGGTATTAACGCGAAAGTTTTGAAAGACATAAAATTTCCAATCGAATTTGATGCATTTGAATTATGTACCCCGGAACTGCAAAATAAGTTATGTCCTATGAGAGCTAAGTTTAAAGAAGTTGAAGACAAAAATTTGGAAGGCAATATTAAAGCTATCGCTGAAGATAAAATTATTCCAACTGAAGtagaaaaaaatgtagaaaCTGAAAACTATTGGTTCGAAAATGATCCAGGCAGCAATAATTCAGGATTCTATACTCTTCATGCTGTATTAACACATAAAGGACGTTCAAGTTCTTCTGGTCATTATGTAGCTTGGGTAAAACACTCCGGTGATATCTGGTTTAAATTTGATGACGATGTGGTTACTTCCGTAACTACTGATGATATACTACGCCTATCAGGAGGTGGAGATTGGCATTGTGCCTATGTACTTTTGTATGGACCAAAGTTGCTGAAGaaacaatga